A genomic window from Glycine soja cultivar W05 chromosome 10, ASM419377v2, whole genome shotgun sequence includes:
- the LOC114370769 gene encoding cytokinin hydroxylase-like, translating to MEFFLGLCGVLVAFSAALCLLLLLILTFYWVVFPNQTLKKLKKCGLGGPTPSFPLGNIEEMKRKNNIQSSIVSSNFSHDIHSSVFPYFSSWQKSHGKVFVYWLGTEPFLYVAEPEFLKKMSTVVMAKKWGKPSVFRTDRDPMFGSGLVMVEGNDWVRHRHIVAPAFNPINLKAMANMMVESTNQMIDRWANQINTGNPEFDVEREITATAGEIIARTSFGMKDGNARDAIAKLRALQMTLFKTNRYVGVPFGKYFNVKKTLEAKKLGKEIDELLLSIIESRKNSPTKNSQQDLLGLLLQGNHQVDGRSGKTLSSREVVDECKTFFFGGHETTALAITWTLLLLAMHEDWQNQLRDEIRQVVGGYEKLDITSLSGLKKMKCVMNEVLRLYPPAPNVQRQAREDIKVDDITVPNGTNLWIDVVAMHHDPEVWGNDANEFRPERFMDDVNGGCNHKMGYLPFGFGGRMCVGRNLTFMEYKIVLTLLLSRFTFKLSPGYNHSPSIMLSLRPSHGLPLIVQPL from the exons ATGGAGTTTTTTCTAGGGCTATGTGGGGTTCTTGTTGCCTTCTCAGCAGCACTTTGCCTCTTGTTGCTCTTGATATTAACATTTTATTGGGTTGTTTTCCCTAATCAAACACTTAAGAAGCTTAAGAAATGTGGGTTGGGAGGTCCAACCCCAAGTTTTCCACTTGGAAACATTGAAGAAATGAAACGAAAGAATAACATTCAATCTTCAATTGTATCCTCAAATTTCTCGCACGATATACACTCGAGCGTTTTCCCCTACTTTTCAAGCTGGCAGAAATCACATG GTAAGGTTTTCGTGTACTGGTTGGGGACGGAGCCATTTCTGTACGTTGCTGAGCCAGAGTTCTTGAAGAAAATGTCCACAGTGGTAATGGCTAAGAAATGGGGAAAACCAAGTGTGtttagaactgacagagaccccaTGTTTGGGAGTGGTTTGGTTATGGTTGAGGGTAACGATTGGGTTCGTCACAGGCACATTGTTGCCCCAGCGTTCAATCCAATTAACTTGAAG GCCATGGCAAATATGATGGTTGAATCCACGAATCAAATGATAGATAGATGGGCTAACCAAATAAACACCGGCAACCCCGAATTCGATGTGGAGAGGGAGATCACAGCAACAGCTGGAGAGATCATAGCAAGAACAAGTTTTGGCATGAAAGACGGCAATGCAAGAGATGCCATTGCTAAATTAAGAGCCTTGCAAATGACTCTCTTCAAGACTAATCGTTATGTAGGTGTTCCCTTTGGCAAGTATTTCAATGTGAAGAAAACCTTGGAGGCCAAGAAACTCGGGAAAGAAATCGATGAGCTCTTGTTATCCATCATAGAATCCCGGAAGAATTCACCCACAAAGAATTCTCAACAAGATTTGTTAGGTTTGTTGCTTCAGGGAAACCATCAGGTTGATGGCCGGTCAGGAAAGACACTATCATCACGAGAAGTGGTTGATGAATGCAAGACATTCTTCTTCGGAGGCCATGAAACCACAGCACTTGCTATCACATGGACCTTGTTGCTTCTAGCCATGCATGAAGATTGGCAAAATCAGTTGAGAGATGAGATAAGACAAGTGGTGGGTGGATATGAAAAGCTTGATATCACCTCGCTCTCTGGTTTAAAGAAG ATGAAGTGCGTAATGAATGAAGTTCTAAGACTATACCCACCAGCACCAAATGTTCAAAGGCAAGCAAGAGAAGACATTAAAGTTGATGATATAACAGTGCCTAATGGGACCAACTTGTGGATCGATGTGGTAGCAATGCACCATGACCCCGAAGTATGGGGAAACGACGCAAATGAGTTCAGACCAGAGAGGTTCATGGATGATGTGAATGGTGGGTGCAACCACAAGATGGGGTACTTGCCTTTTGGGTTTGGAGGGAGAATGTGTGTAGGAAGGAATTTGACCTTCATGGAGTACAAGATTGTCTTAACCCTACTTCTCTCTAGGTTTACTTTTAAGCTTTCACCAGGTTACAATCATTCACCTTCTATCATGCTCTCCCTAAGGCCAAGTCATGGACTTCCACTCATAGTTCAGCCCCTTTAG
- the LOC114369251 gene encoding DNA-directed RNA polymerase III subunit RPC3-like, whose protein sequence is MVTQHGIKFAVHLITKHFGKIVAKVCENLFIHGPLTLDQLVRYTDLTKDQVRNSLLVLVQHNCVQAFVSAPQDDDDDADRLRVRTQYLVLFDSILHRLRFPKFLEIVSRKLDEECVKLLDGLLRDGRLTLKQMVDRESQRKENAVPTKVVRETLCKLLTARFVERCPAPEPVVSTSFKETTTRKRGAKSAKIFEAPETLEQRVVDAAVPGDVIRFSLAADTRCSVDRETNSDDAQMISVEEEVAKEGQILWRANFEEFIRHLRHKVLIENVRTQHDDGTATVLSAVLEATRSVQKKVKTENSVPLSLDTIITEVMKTDTGRTMTVDRIRASLVQLGCSPSMILEESYSIDLKKIIEPARNEEVESIVLKRYGTDGYRIFRLLAKDCCFHDTDQIAASTLVEKKEASKLLYKLWKDNYLYMEKVGATVGAKQTTILMWKVNKPLLWEYVLDEMYHAALNLSLRMAFEQEKDEELLKVPKDKRQGPGPLQKKYKKLLNVWLLLGSSLMKLDDALMLFHDF, encoded by the exons TTGGTTCGCTACACCGACCTTACTAAGGACCAAGTCCGAAATTCCCTACTTGTTTTAGTTCAACACAATTGTGTCCAAGCATTTGTTTCTGCTCCTCAAGATGATG ATGATGATGCAGACAGATTGAGAGTAAGAACTCAGTACCTGGTGTTGTTTGATAGCATACTCCACCGATTGAGGTTTCCCAAATTCTTGGAGATTGTGTCGCGGAAGCTTGATGAAGAA TGTGTGAAGCTGCTTGATGGATTGCTTCGAGATGGTAGGCTTACCCTCAAACAAATGGTTGACAGAGAAAGTCAAAGAAAAG AAAATGCTGTGCCTACAAAAGTTGTACGAGAGACACTCTGTAAACTTTTGACGGCTCGATTTGTTGAACGTTGCCCTGCCCCTGAGCCTGTTGTTTCTACCTCATTTAAGGAAACTACTACTAGGAAGCGGGGTGCCAAGTCTGCCAAG ATATTTGAAGCACCAGAGACATTAGAACAACGCGTAGTAGATGCAGCAGTGCCTGGGGATGTAATCAGATTTTCACTCGCTGCAGATACCAGATGTAGTGTTGATAGAGAAACAAACTCAGATGATGCTCAAATGATTAGTGTTGAAGAAGAAGTTG CAAAAGAGGGGCAAATTCTTTGGCGTGCAAATTTCGAGGAGTTTATACGTCATCTTAGGCATAAG GTATTGATTGAGAATGTAAGAACTCAGCATGATGATGGAACTGCTACTGTCTTAAGTGCAGTATTGGAGGCAACAAGAAGTGTACAGAAAAAAGTGAAAACGGAAAATTCAG TTCCCTTGTCACTGGATACAATTATCACAGAGGTGATGAAGACTGATACAGGACGAACTATGACTGTAGATCGTATTAGAGCTTCCCTTGTCCAGTTGGGTTGTTCACCGAGCATGATTTTAGAGGAATCATATAGTATTG ATTTGAAGAAAATTATTGAACCGGCTCGAAATGAAgag GTTGAGTCAATTGTGTTGAAAAGGTATGGAACGGATGGCTACAGAATTTTCAGGCTACTGGCAAAGGATTGCTGTTTTCACGACACAGATCAG ATAGCAGCATCTACTCTGGTTGAGAAAAAAGAAGCTTCAAAGCTGCTATACAAGTTATGGAAGGACAACTACTTGTATATGGAG AAAGTAGGTGCAACGGTGGGAGCCAAGCAAACAACTATTTTGATGTGGAAAGTGAATAAGCCTCTACTTTGGGAATATGTACTGGACGAGATGTACCATGCTGCCTTAAATTTGAGCCTAAGAATGGCTTTTGAGCAGGAAAAGGATGAAGAG CTTTTAAAGGTTCCTAAAGACAAGCGTCAGGGGCCAGGGCCACTGCAGAAGAAATACAAAAAGCTACTAAATGTCTGGTTACTCCTGGGATCATCATTGATGAAACTCGATGATGCTCTGATGCTTTTCCATGACTTTTGA